The following proteins come from a genomic window of Amaranthus tricolor cultivar Red isolate AtriRed21 chromosome 14, ASM2621246v1, whole genome shotgun sequence:
- the LOC130799355 gene encoding uncharacterized protein LOC130799355 — protein sequence MLSFTNEDDELVTVSIQYDWKPQLCCKCNQLVHAKEACCMGIVRQWVPKRVAPLLLQFLLLMMMRWELYPILLMHNILSWNIKRLNLARKQLAVIKFISDNNKLGPSWCLTNNLSYHIHGRILVGWNPAHLKVDVLLCSSQLIYLAATLDRGDFNCLANLNERLDNLSGYMRFNLFDIVCLCVVCMIRTARLDGSKWVFSKIDRALCNTLWEDVYPHAEVSFLPKGDFDYSPVLQFFAPSKWKLPFCFCNFWAEKPTFSDVVKDVWRTHVPGHLSYQIQQKLNVLKHSLRKHFHHTPFQKTLHQVEAEFFDIQEKTHGDPGNAALVNREIDCAHRLKVIKSELASLLQQRAKEYWLKYRDDNTAFFHSIKHRSSHNKINTLVIDGITVSNPLSIKQPFLSFYSDFAEEIKDAMWSIDDNKAPGIDDYNSKFYKASWHIIVPCPSSLRDYRPISCCHVIYKCISKLVCMRLKKVLGGIISQSQGAFVAGRSIAYNILLYQDLVKHYTRKSCSPSCLIKVDLRKAYNTLDWNFIHDMLVGLNFPYHFIKMAITCISTTSYTLLVNGEPFEIFHPKRGLRQGDPMSPLLFVIGMEHLSRMLNVVSSVDSFHFHPRCKRLKLNYLCFADDLLLFSKGEEVSIKLLYQCLDKFAVFSGLYANHPKSAIYLAGVPLPGKVQLAARMNLPLGTLPFRFFGVPLTAKKISAADCDVLID from the exons ATGTTATCTTTTACCAATGAGGATGATGAGTTAGTGACTGTGTCTATTCAATATGATTGGAAACCACAACTATGCTGCAAGTGTAATCAGCTGGTGCATGCAAAGGAGGCTTGTTGTATGGGGATTGTGAGGCAATGGGTCCCTAAACGTGTGGCACCTCTTCTTCTTCAGTTCctattgttgatgatgatg CGCTGGGAGCTATATCCCATCCTCCTAATGCATAACATCCTTTCTTGGAATATAAAGAGGCTAAATCTCGCTAGGAAACAGTTGGCAGTGATTAAGTTTATCTCTGACAATAAT AAGCTGGGTCCTTCTTGGTGTTTAACCAATAATCTTTCTTATCATATACATGGTAGGATTCTTGTGGGTTGGAACCCTGCTCATTTGAAGGTTGATGTTCTATTATGTAGTAGTCAACTCATCTATTTGGCTGCTACTCTTGATCGTG GGGATTTTAACTGCTTAGCTAATCTCAATGAAAGACTGGACAACCTGTCCGGTTACATGAGATTCAACCTCTTTGACATTGTTTGTCTTTGTGTAGTCTGCATGATAcgaacggcccgtttg GATGGCTCCAAATGGGTGTTTAGTAAGATTGATAGAGCTTTGTGTAATACCCTGTGGGAGGATGTTTATCCTCATGCTGAGGTGTCATTTCTACCTAAGGGAGATTTCGATTATTCACCTGTTCTTCAGTTCTTCGCTCCTTCCAAATGGAAACTTCCTTTCTGCTTTTGCAATTTTTGGGCTGAGAAACCAACTTTCTCTGATGTTGTTAAGGATGTTTGGCGTACACATGTCCCTGGCCACTTGAGCTATCAAATTCAGCAAAAATTGAATGTTTTGAAGCATAGTCTGAGGAAACATTTCCATCACACACCCTTCCAGAAAACTCTCCATCAGGTTGAAGCAGAGTTTTTTGATATTCAAGAGAAAACTCATGGGGATCCTGGTAACGCTGCTCTGGTTAATAGGGAGATTGATTGTGCTCATAGACTGAAAGTAATTAAATCGGAACTTGCTTCCCTGTTGCAACAAAGAGCTAAGGAGTATTGGCTAAAGTATAGAGATGATAACACTGCGTTCTTTCATAGCATCAAACATAGATCATCCCATAACAAGATTAACACACTTGTGATTGATGGGATTACTGTAAGTAATCCTCTTTCTATTAAACAACCTTTCCTGTCATTTTACTCTGATTT TGCAGAGGAAATTAAAGATGCCATGTGGAGTATTGATGATAATAAAGCCCCTGGTATTGATGATTATAATAGTAAGTTTTATAAAGCTTCTTGGCATATTATTG TTCCATGTCCTTCTAGCCTAAGGGATTATAGACCTATTTCTTGCTGCCATGTGATTTATAAGTGTATTTCTAAGCTTGTGTGCATGCGCCTCAAGAAGGTGCTTGGGGGGATCATTAGCCAATCACAGGGGGCTTTTGTAGCTGGGAGAAGTATTGCTTATAATATTCTTCTTTACCAGGACTTGGTTAAACACTACACTAGGAAGAGTTGTTCTCCTAGTTGCCTTATAAAAGTGGATCTTCGGAAAGCTTATAACACTCTTGATTGGAATTTTATACATGACATGCTTGTGGGTCTTAACTTTCCCTATCATTTCATCAAAATGGCTATAACCTGCATCTCCACCACAAGTTATACTTTATTGGTGAATGGTGAGCCTTTTGAGATTTTCCACCCTAAACGCGGCCTTCGACAAGGGGACCCTATGTCTCCTCTCTTATTTGTTATAGGGATGGAACATTTATCAAGAATGTTGAATGTTGTGAGTTCAGTTGATTCTTTCCATTTCCATCCTCGATGTAAGCGGTTGAAACTGAACTATTTGTGTTTTGCTGATGATCTTTTGCTTTTTTCCAAGGGAGAAGAAGTTTCAATCAAACTTCTTTATCAGTGTTTGGATAAATTTGCTGTGTTTTCTGGTTTGTATGCTAATCATCCTAAATCAGCTATCTATTTAGCTGGTGTTCCCCTTCCTGGGAAAGTTCAGCTTGCTGCACGGATGAATCTGCCACTTGGTACGCTTCCTTTTAGATTCTTTGGTGTGCCTTTAACAGCAAAAAAAATCTCTGCCGCTGATTGTGatgttttgattgattaa